In one window of Helianthus annuus cultivar XRQ/B chromosome 17, HanXRQr2.0-SUNRISE, whole genome shotgun sequence DNA:
- the LOC110926370 gene encoding protein CASP, with product MEASSQERDKSNPSSTSTSAAPIPSVANFWREFDLEKERSVLDEQGLRIAENQENSQKNRRKLAESTRDFKKAPAEEKPNLFNSLLRGYQEEVDNLTKRAKFGENAFLNIYQKLYEAPDPYPVVASVAEKDVKIADLESENRKMKVELEEFRTEATHLKNQQATIRRLEERTRQLEQQMEEKVKEIVEMKQRSLAEENQKTLELLKEREQLLQDQLRQAQDSVSNMQKLHELAQSKLFEYRAQSEEDTAAKQTEVNLLMDEVERAQTRLLSLEREKGVLRSQLQSANVDNDTKRSDDADSNSILENSLSAKEKIISELNTELHTIETTLSNEREQHINEIKKLNALLNEKEVALEEIKKELQERPTEKLVDDLRKKVKILQAVGYNSIEAEDWEVATSGEEMSKLESLLLDKNRKMEHQLTQLKVQLSEKTSLAETSEIKISELTSKISEQQKLIQKLEDDILKGYSSKDRKGNMFEDWDLSESAVKDSSENTDHRHVSSDQDQNSMLKVICNQRDRFRARLRETEEEIRQLKERIGVLTTELDKTKADNVKLYGKIRYVQDYNLEKVVSRGSRKQSVEDLESGFSSDVESKYKKIYEDDINPFAAFSKKEKDQRYKELGLRDKITLTSGRFLLGNKYARTFAFFYTIGLHILVFSCLYRMSALSNLSHGPEEFAAGDKIINLPHAM from the exons ATGGAGGCATCATCTCAAGAAAGAGACAAGTCCAATCCTTCTTCTACTTCTACTTCTGCTGCACCCATTCCTTCTGTTGCTAATTTCTGGAGAG agtttgatttggagaaaGAAAGGAGCGTATTAGATGAACAAGGACTTAGAATTGCTGAAAATCAGGAAAACAGCCAGAAGAATCGTCGGAAGCTTGCAGAAAGCACCAGAG ATTTCAAGAAAGCTCCAGCTGAAGAGAAGCCCAATTTGTTCAATTCTTTACTCAGGGGTTATCAAGAGGAGGTTGACAATCTTACCAAGAGGGCAAAGTTTGGAGAAAATGCTTTCCTTAATATATACCAGAAACTTTATGAGGCTCCAGACCCCTATCCTGTCGTTGCTTCAGTTGCT GAAAAGGATGTAAAAATAGCTGATCTAGAGTCAGAGAACAGGAAGATGAAGGTTGAACTTGAGGAATTCAGAACAGAAGCTACTCATCTAAAAAATCAACAAGCAACAATAAGGCGACTAGAGGAGCGCACCCGTCAGTTGGAGCAACAG ATGGAGGAGAAAGTAAAGGAGATTGTGGAGATGAAGCAACGCAGTCTGGCAGAAGAAAACCAGAAAACTCTCGAGCTTCTCAAAGAAAG GGAGCAACTACTGCAGGATCAATTGCGACAGGCTCAAGACAGTGTTTCTAACATGCAGAAATTACATGAACTTGCACAAAGCAAATTGTTTGAGTACCGTGCCCAATCGG AAGAAGATACAGCAGCAAAGCAAACAGAGGTAAATCTACTAATGGATGAAGTTGAACGGGCTCAGACTCGCTTGCTCAGTCTAGAGAGGGAGAAG GGAGTTCTACGCTCACAACTACAGTCGGCAAATGTAGACAATGATACCAAGAGAAG tgatgatgCGGATTCAAATAGCATCCTGGAGAATTCATTAAGTGCTAAGGAAAAGATTATCTCTGAACTAAATACTGAACTTCACACAATTGAAACCACCTTATCTAATGAAAGAGAACAACATATTAATGAAATCAAGAAGTTGAATGCATTGCTCAATGAAAAG GAAGTTGCCCTTGAGGAAATCAAGAAAGAGCTCCAAGAACGGCCTACGGAAAAGTTAGTAGACGATCTGCGCAAGAAAGTTAAAATCTTGCAG GCAGTGGGTTATAACTCAATTGAGGCTGAAGATTGGGAGGTTGCTACTAGTGGGGAGGAGATGAGCAAACTTGAGTCTCTTCTTCTTGATAAGAACCGCAAAATGGAACATCAACTCACACAGTTAAAAGTCCAACTCTCTGAAAAGACTTCTTTGGCAGAAACATCTGAAATCAAGATTTCAGAACTTACCTCAAAGATTAGCGAACAACAAAAGCTTATACAGAAGTTAGAAGATGATATATTAAAGGGTTACAGTTCCAAAGATCGCAAAGGAAATATGTTTGAGGATTGGGATCTTTCAGAATCTGCTGTAAAAGATAGTTCCGAG AATACAGACCATAGACATGTTTCATCTGACCAAGATCAAAACTCAATGCTTAAGGTGATATGCAACCAAAGAGATCGTTTTCGGGCACGCTTGCGTGAGACTGAAGAG GAAATAAGGCAGTTGAAGGAGAGGATAGGGGTGCTGACAACTGAATTGGACAAGACGAAAGCTGATAATGTCAAACTTTATGGAAAGATCCGTTACGTTCAGGATTATAATCTGGAGAAAGTAGTCTCTAGAGGATCAAGGAAG CAATCGGTTGAAGATCTTGAAAGTGGTTTCAGCTCAGACGTGGAATCTAAGTATAAGAAAATATACGAGGATGATATAAATCCTTTTGCAGCATTCTCTAAAAAG GAAAAGGATCAAAGATACAAGGAACTTGGTTTACGAGACAAAATTACACTAACGAGTGGCCGCTTTCTTCTTGGAAACAA ATATGCACGAACGTTTGCATTCTTCTACACCATTGGGTTGCATATTTTGGTATTTAGCTGTCTCTACAGGATGTCAGCCTTAAGCAACCTCAG CCATGGACCTGAAGAATTTGCTGCCGGCGACAAAATTATAAATCTTCCCCATGCCATGTAG